One genomic segment of Bremerella alba includes these proteins:
- a CDS encoding MMPL family transporter — protein MPKHSETSEEKSLLARPLAWGTRLVVRFPIVVLLIAFMVAGLSIIYATNHLGFKTSRLDLINQQSGFNQLWLEYLDQFGADDDVVVIIEGPGREEIVPALEDLYTQLTAQEHSFYAVLHERGLSKVREKGLHFLPESDLTQIDQQLQRLRPVMQGQWDSMGVGQLAYNLNQQLLFAQRQPDAPQAQMMAEQSRQQLDRLASNLLAAMGQGESQGSVLVPPNDSLNALSQIDSDYFLANEGQLGLILLRLVKDKSELAQGKDAIAQLRSILDRFQGKYPRLKFGLTGLPVMENDEMERSQVDMTKASVISLIGVACLFMASFGGLRHPLLAVVALLVGIAMSVGFTTAFVGHLNILSVSFGVILIGLGIDFGVHYVARYLKEAEEKRTDEALVQTSRDIGPGIVTGGLTTAVAFFTASLTDFTGVAELGIIAGGGLLVCLIASMTVLPASIHLADRHRNRYQLPKPLHLDWWVLPLLKTPKITLLVSLGIVGLLAIGLPKLHYDHNLLNLQPKGLESVQWEEKLLNDTDRSVWFALSIAENREALLERKEKFEALPTVNRVEEIASLMPDSSPEKLVMIEDLDRRLNKLPENVPTISIPPAGHLGQVLADSQRILSPEDPAAQHTYRRLAQIRELLRGMPEPKYNAIISQFQQRNAGELLQWLHSLAVISNPEPPTISDLPEALVSRFVGKNNQLLLRIYPNASIWDMDALEGFVKQVTSVDSKVTGQPLQTFYASRQMQRSYIHAAVYSLIAVMIILLIDFRSMTNTLLALTPVGLGMLMLFGVQGFADIPLNPANMIVLPLILGIGIDDGVHVVHDFRRQSRGYSLGASTATGIIITSLTTMIGFGALMLADHRGLASLGRVLTIGVACCLFTSLVILPCLLTILTSFRREVPEIESNASPSRDRPRGRKLTSIPDEPKSHPHKEPSREDAESRESFDDPSPKR, from the coding sequence ATGCCTAAGCACTCTGAAACATCGGAAGAAAAATCGCTTCTCGCGAGGCCCTTGGCATGGGGGACGCGTCTGGTTGTGCGCTTCCCGATTGTCGTGCTGCTGATTGCTTTCATGGTGGCTGGGCTCTCGATCATTTACGCGACCAATCACTTGGGGTTCAAAACTAGCCGCTTGGATTTGATCAACCAGCAAAGCGGATTCAATCAGCTGTGGCTCGAGTATCTCGATCAGTTCGGTGCTGATGATGACGTGGTTGTTATTATTGAAGGGCCTGGTCGAGAGGAAATCGTCCCGGCGCTAGAAGACCTCTATACTCAACTGACTGCCCAAGAACACTCCTTCTACGCGGTACTTCACGAACGCGGGCTAAGCAAGGTTCGTGAGAAGGGCCTGCATTTTCTGCCGGAGTCGGACCTGACTCAGATCGATCAGCAGCTTCAACGGCTACGTCCGGTGATGCAAGGCCAGTGGGATTCGATGGGGGTGGGCCAACTGGCCTATAACTTGAATCAGCAGCTGCTCTTCGCCCAGCGTCAGCCTGATGCTCCCCAAGCCCAGATGATGGCCGAGCAAAGTCGCCAGCAACTGGATCGTTTGGCGAGCAATCTTCTGGCCGCGATGGGGCAGGGAGAATCGCAAGGTTCGGTTCTGGTTCCACCGAACGACTCGTTAAACGCATTGAGCCAGATCGATTCTGATTATTTTCTGGCCAACGAAGGACAGCTTGGCCTGATCTTGTTGCGACTGGTGAAGGACAAATCAGAGCTCGCACAAGGGAAGGATGCCATCGCCCAGTTGCGAAGTATTCTGGACCGATTCCAAGGGAAATATCCTCGGCTGAAGTTTGGGCTGACCGGACTTCCAGTGATGGAAAACGACGAGATGGAGCGCAGCCAGGTCGATATGACCAAGGCCAGTGTCATCAGTTTGATTGGTGTGGCATGTTTGTTCATGGCATCTTTCGGCGGTCTGCGGCATCCGCTGTTGGCGGTGGTAGCGCTTTTGGTTGGCATCGCCATGTCGGTTGGTTTCACGACGGCATTTGTTGGCCACCTGAACATTTTGAGTGTATCTTTCGGCGTGATTTTAATCGGGCTGGGGATCGACTTCGGAGTTCACTACGTAGCGAGATACCTCAAGGAAGCCGAAGAGAAGAGAACCGACGAGGCGTTGGTGCAAACGTCACGCGACATAGGCCCTGGTATTGTGACCGGTGGTTTGACGACGGCGGTCGCGTTCTTCACCGCATCGCTGACCGATTTTACCGGCGTCGCTGAGCTTGGAATTATCGCGGGCGGCGGTCTGCTGGTTTGTTTGATCGCTTCGATGACCGTCTTGCCGGCGTCGATTCACCTAGCCGATCGGCATCGCAATCGATATCAATTGCCTAAGCCACTGCATCTCGATTGGTGGGTTTTGCCGCTATTAAAGACTCCCAAGATCACGCTCCTGGTTTCACTGGGGATCGTGGGGCTGTTAGCGATAGGTTTGCCTAAGCTGCACTATGATCACAATCTTTTGAACCTGCAGCCCAAAGGTTTGGAAAGCGTTCAATGGGAAGAGAAGCTTCTAAACGATACGGATCGCAGTGTCTGGTTTGCCCTTTCGATTGCTGAAAACCGCGAGGCTTTGCTCGAGCGAAAAGAAAAGTTTGAAGCGTTGCCGACGGTGAACCGGGTTGAGGAGATCGCCTCACTCATGCCGGACAGCTCGCCTGAGAAACTGGTGATGATCGAGGATCTTGATCGACGCTTAAACAAGCTGCCCGAGAACGTGCCGACCATTTCGATTCCACCGGCGGGGCATTTGGGCCAGGTACTAGCCGACTCGCAGCGAATTCTTTCGCCAGAAGATCCTGCGGCACAGCACACCTATCGTCGGTTGGCGCAAATTCGCGAACTATTGCGGGGTATGCCTGAACCGAAGTACAACGCGATTATCTCTCAGTTTCAGCAGCGAAATGCAGGCGAACTATTGCAGTGGCTACACTCGCTGGCGGTGATATCGAATCCAGAACCACCCACCATTAGTGACCTACCGGAAGCCTTGGTTTCGCGATTTGTGGGAAAGAACAATCAGCTACTGCTGCGTATCTATCCCAACGCCAGCATCTGGGACATGGATGCTCTGGAAGGATTCGTCAAACAAGTTACCTCGGTCGATTCCAAGGTGACCGGGCAGCCGCTCCAAACCTTCTACGCATCACGGCAAATGCAGCGGAGCTATATTCATGCGGCCGTTTACTCGTTGATTGCAGTGATGATCATTCTGCTGATCGACTTCCGCAGCATGACCAATACCTTGCTGGCCTTAACGCCGGTAGGACTAGGCATGCTGATGCTCTTCGGAGTTCAAGGGTTTGCTGATATTCCACTGAACCCGGCCAATATGATCGTTTTACCGTTGATCCTTGGTATCGGCATCGACGACGGTGTCCATGTGGTGCACGACTTTCGGCGGCAAAGCCGTGGCTACTCGCTGGGTGCTTCTACGGCGACCGGCATCATTATTACCTCGCTAACCACCATGATTGGCTTTGGTGCTTTGATGTTGGCCGACCACCGCGGTCTGGCCAGTCTCGGGCGAGTGCTGACCATTGGCGTTGCGTGCTGCCTCTTTACTTCGTTGGTTATCTTGCCGTGCCTTCTGACGATACTCACCAGCTTTCGCCGAGAAGTGCCTGAGATCGAGTCAAACGCCTCGCCGTCGCGTGATCGGCCTCGTGGACGCAAGCTGACGAGCATTCCCGATGAGCCAAAATCGCACCCGCACAAAGAACCGTCTCGCGAGGATGCTGAATCCCGAGAGTCATTTGACGATCCTTCGCCGAAGCGTTAA
- a CDS encoding 50S ribosomal protein bL37, whose protein sequence is MAKPHRKLKKANHGARPANAKARKSKRKNIKT, encoded by the coding sequence ATGGCCAAGCCACATCGCAAGTTGAAGAAAGCTAATCACGGTGCCCGTCCTGCGAATGCAAAAGCTCGCAAGTCGAAGCGTAAGAATATCAAGACCTAA
- a CDS encoding rhomboid family intramembrane serine protease produces the protein MLFPLIDENPTRRWPFVTVGLIAINTLLLLAMLGLDPLEHNRLFLEYGFVPQRFTEALNSGENVQIDLKQLLQGSPEAREVLETSKDDSVVTLPGTMSAALGTIFSSMFLHAGIAHLLGNMWFLWIFGNNVEDRLGHVPYLLFYLLGGICAAVAHWATTSSAGALIPTVGASGAVAVILGAYAVTYPKAQVRCMLFLFVIFFMVDLPALVVLGVWITFQLVQGLGALHVGLDGGVAWWAHIGGFLFGMAIMPLLAWIIPDTTYSAISKQERAFQFDPRRHDDFRF, from the coding sequence ATGCTTTTCCCACTGATCGATGAAAATCCAACGCGTCGCTGGCCATTTGTGACCGTGGGACTGATTGCGATCAATACCTTACTATTGCTGGCGATGCTCGGTTTAGATCCGCTGGAGCACAACCGCCTGTTTCTCGAGTATGGTTTCGTTCCCCAGCGCTTCACCGAAGCATTGAACTCTGGCGAGAATGTTCAGATTGATCTGAAGCAGCTTTTGCAGGGGTCGCCAGAAGCTCGAGAGGTTCTCGAAACGAGCAAAGATGACTCCGTCGTTACCTTGCCGGGTACGATGTCGGCAGCTTTGGGGACCATCTTTTCCTCAATGTTCCTGCACGCCGGGATTGCTCACCTGTTGGGCAACATGTGGTTTCTGTGGATCTTCGGCAACAATGTGGAAGATCGCTTGGGGCATGTTCCTTACTTGTTGTTCTACTTGCTGGGGGGCATTTGTGCGGCAGTTGCCCACTGGGCTACGACAAGTTCAGCAGGGGCATTGATTCCGACGGTTGGGGCTAGTGGGGCCGTGGCAGTGATCTTGGGCGCGTATGCGGTAACTTATCCCAAGGCTCAGGTTCGCTGCATGTTGTTTCTGTTTGTCATCTTCTTCATGGTCGATCTGCCGGCTTTGGTTGTCCTGGGCGTTTGGATCACCTTTCAGCTAGTGCAGGGCTTGGGTGCTTTGCACGTGGGGCTCGATGGTGGTGTCGCCTGGTGGGCACATATTGGTGGGTTTCTCTTTGGAATGGCCATCATGCCGCTGCTTGCATGGATC
- a CDS encoding 3-hydroxyacyl-ACP dehydratase FabZ family protein has translation MAREDLILDPASIDFDNVIAGLDAIQVSNPQRYEMEQLTGIVYDDVEAGVCAGYLDIAQDAFWVRGHMPGMPLMPGVLMCEMAAQVSTWYVVKHDLMPGKRMGFGGMDEVKFRGIVRPGDRLLCVLKQTRYRPNRMLVCAFQSFVGTNMVAEGVIRGIPLPDEI, from the coding sequence GTGGCGCGAGAAGACCTGATTCTCGACCCTGCGTCGATCGATTTTGACAACGTAATCGCGGGTCTTGATGCAATTCAAGTATCCAATCCGCAGCGATACGAGATGGAACAACTCACCGGCATCGTTTACGACGATGTCGAAGCAGGCGTTTGCGCCGGGTATTTAGATATCGCGCAAGATGCTTTTTGGGTGCGAGGGCACATGCCTGGCATGCCTCTGATGCCAGGCGTTTTAATGTGCGAAATGGCGGCGCAGGTCAGCACCTGGTATGTCGTCAAGCACGACCTGATGCCCGGCAAACGTATGGGTTTTGGCGGCATGGATGAAGTCAAGTTCCGCGGCATTGTTCGCCCTGGTGACCGGCTGTTGTGTGTCCTTAAGCAGACTCGCTATCGTCCCAATCGAATGCTCGTGTGTGCATTTCAGAGTTTCGTCGGGACCAATATGGTTGCCGAAGGCGTGATCCGAGGCATTCCTTTGCCGGACGAGATCTAA